A region of the Arthrobacter sp. FW306-07-I genome:
GGTGTCCTGCCATTCGTCGCGGCGGCGATGATGTTCGCCACCCGGCGCTTCAAGAACAAGGCCGACGACCTGCTCGACTGAGCGGGCCCACCATCAACGCAAGGAATCCATGAGCACCTCCGGCAGCAACGCAGGCAGCGGCACCCTCTACATCGGTGTCAGCACCAAAATGTACCTGGGCTACCAGGCAAGCCTGCGCTGGCTGTCGGAGGTGCGCTCCATTGTGGACGAGAGACCAGGACTGGCTGGGAATCAGCCCGTCCGGGTCTTCGTCATCCCGTCCTTTCCGGTCCTGGAACCCGCAGGCCGGGTCCTGGCCGGCTCGCCCGTGCTGCTTGGGGCGCAGAACTGCGCCTGGGGGGACGGGCCGTTGACCGGGGAAGTCAGCCCGGGGATGCTCGCCGAACTCGGCGTCTCGCTCGTGGAAATTGGCCACGCGGAACGCCGCAAACTCTTTGCCGAGGATGACGCCGTGGTGGCACGCAAGGTGCGTGCCGCCGTCGGCCATTCCCTCACCCCGCTGCTCTGCATCGGTGAGCCGGACAGGCTCGACGCCGGGGCTGCCGCCGCCTTTTGCGTGGCGCAGGTCCGCTCCGCCACCGCGGGAGATGCCGCGCTGCTCAGCCGACTGGTCCTGGCCTACGAGCCGGTGTGGGCCATCGGCGCGCAGGAACCTGCCCCGCCACAGCACGTCAACTCAGTCCTGGCCCAGATCCGTGCTGAGCTGGGCGCAGACTGCCCCCTCATTTACGGCGGCAGCGCCGGCCCCGGGCTGCTGCCCCAACTGCCGGCCGCGGATGGACTCTTCCTGGGCCGGTTCGCCCACGACGCCGCCAACCTGGGCCGCGTCCTGGACGAAGCCATCGCCCTTGCCAAGACCCGCTAAGACCCGCAACTAAGGCCGCGGCTCAGACCCGCGCCCCCGCCAGTAATTCCTCAAGCCGCTCATAGCCCTCGCTGAGGCCGCCCTCCATGCCGGACTGTGCCATGCCGTCGCGCGCCTCCTGGCTGGGGTACACCGAGTGCCCCCGCAACCGCGTGCGTCCGTTGCCCAGGTCCTCGAAGGTCATGAACTCCAGGCTCACCACGTCCGGGTACCCGCCGAACTCGAAGGTCTGCAGGGCAAACTCGTTTTCGCGGACCGTGTGGAAGATGCCGCGGAACTCGTAGGGCACCCCGTCAGGGCCGGTGTGGATGTATCGGTAACTCCCGCCGGTGCGGAAATCGTAATGGTCGATCTCCATTTTCATGCCCCGCGGGCCCAGCCACTGGACAATCAGGTCCGGCTCTTTGTGCGCACGGAACACATCCGCCACCGGGAAATCGAACTCGCGCTCGTAATCGATGAAGGGGACGCCCTCAGGAACGCTGAGTTTCAGGGAATTGCTCATCATGACTCCTTGGAGGATTGGCCGCCGCTTGCCGCAGCGTGTTCTTTCAGCACCGCGTCGAGGTTGCGGAACTGCCCTTCGCGGACCAACCGGTACTGGTCAATCCACGCGGTAAGCGCCTCAAGCCGCGCGGGGTTCAGGTGCACGGGCCGGCGCTGGGCATCCCTGCTTCGGGTCACCAGCTGCGCCTGCTCGAGTACCTGGATGTGCTTCGAGACTGCCTGTTTGGAAATCTCGAACGGTTCCGCCAGTTCGTTGACGGTGGCGGGACCTCTGCTCAGCCGGGCAATGATGCTGCGCCGGACGGGATCGGCCAGGGCCAGGAAAGCCGTGTCCAAAGCCGCGTCGTCGGAGATCATGTCCAGCCTTTCGAGTAATCAACCTGGTTGTTTATCAACCTATCGGTTGATTAACGATACGTCCGCTGCAGTAGCCGCGCAAGAGTCGAGGGGAAAGCCTTGCGAGCCTGCCGCGTAAGTATGTCAGTACAAACCTTTGACAGGACATTAGATCTGGGGCAAAGTAATGGCTGTGGCCCACACCACGCCGGCAAGCCCGGAAGTCCCGCCCGCAAGGGGCCGACGTTCCACACCA
Encoded here:
- a CDS encoding ArsR/SmtB family transcription factor — its product is MISDDAALDTAFLALADPVRRSIIARLSRGPATVNELAEPFEISKQAVSKHIQVLEQAQLVTRSRDAQRRPVHLNPARLEALTAWIDQYRLVREGQFRNLDAVLKEHAAASGGQSSKES
- a CDS encoding triose-phosphate isomerase family protein, which translates into the protein MSTSGSNAGSGTLYIGVSTKMYLGYQASLRWLSEVRSIVDERPGLAGNQPVRVFVIPSFPVLEPAGRVLAGSPVLLGAQNCAWGDGPLTGEVSPGMLAELGVSLVEIGHAERRKLFAEDDAVVARKVRAAVGHSLTPLLCIGEPDRLDAGAAAAFCVAQVRSATAGDAALLSRLVLAYEPVWAIGAQEPAPPQHVNSVLAQIRAELGADCPLIYGGSAGPGLLPQLPAADGLFLGRFAHDAANLGRVLDEAIALAKTR
- a CDS encoding SRPBCC family protein — its product is MSNSLKLSVPEGVPFIDYEREFDFPVADVFRAHKEPDLIVQWLGPRGMKMEIDHYDFRTGGSYRYIHTGPDGVPYEFRGIFHTVRENEFALQTFEFGGYPDVVSLEFMTFEDLGNGRTRLRGHSVYPSQEARDGMAQSGMEGGLSEGYERLEELLAGARV